A stretch of the Notolabrus celidotus isolate fNotCel1 chromosome 3, fNotCel1.pri, whole genome shotgun sequence genome encodes the following:
- the LOC117810491 gene encoding golgin subfamily A member 3-like isoform X1, with product MHVKTHARNLNGNNRSFRGGAAQCNMMKANNQHWRPFRGPRGRAVQERTMEMDKLQEDVHQLNQMLCREKEQCFREKKERMLQVKDLDITKKQLDKERHLKETFMNRCKYLEGLLGDNTGENSLMHLGSTNKTKKTSNGFEAMQVDPLTSNKVSADLQAEVNKNKLLQEELDKVKAAHHEMGVRYENDMASAKQMVDTLQCELQKQKQVHTDKVSHDKDALAALTVEHKALGQKMAEVNQSYQNDMIRARQMVETFQCELQKQKQVHTDKVSHDKDALATLTVEHKALGQKMAEVNQSYQNDMASAKQMVETLQCELQKQKQVHTDKVSHDKDALAALTVEHRALGQKMAEVNQSYQNDMIRARQMVEALQLELQKQRQAQADIVSPDQSAIMTLKAEHHATCQKMAQEMADLQKSALQKEQMMVKELERVNAQLDAQKDYKELKELKTTGVGVFRAAILEERNKVSKLLEYLEEYKATHQELNNKYTSEVLSVRQQAENQKHQSEIEIKSYSDKLTQSQQHISHLRAEQDALRQHCQQMESFYLGKLNELGCQLSEAPT from the exons ATGCATGTGAAAACGCACGCAAGAAACCTCAACGGGAACAATAGGTCCTTTAGAGGAGGAGCTGCGCAGTGCAACATGATGAAGGCCAACAACCAGCACTGGAGGCCTTTTAGAGGTCCAAGAGGAAGAGCTGTGCAGGAAAGAACGATGGAGATGGACAAACTCCAAGAAGATGTGCACCAGCTCAACCAGATGCTGTGTAGAGAGAAGGAACAATGCttcagagagaagaaggagaggatgcTCCAGGTTAAAGACTTGGATATCACCAAGAAACAACTGGATAAAGAGAGACACCTCAAAGAAACCTTCATGAACAGGTGCAAATATCTGGAGGGACTCCTGGGCGACAACACAGGAGAGAACTCTCTCATGCACTTGGGGAGcaccaacaaaacaaagaagacatCTAATGGCTTTGAAGCAATGCAAGTAGACCCCTTGACCAGCAACAAGGTCTCAGCAGATCTCCAGGCAGAGGTGAACAAGAACAAACTACTGCAAGAAGAACTGGACAAGGTCAAAGCTGCACACCATGAGATGGGTGTCAGGTACGAAAATGACATGGCCAGTGCCAAGCAGATGGTGGACACCCTCCAATGtgaacttcagaaacagaagcaggTTCACACGGACAAAGTGTCTCATGACAAAGATGCCCTTGCAGCTTTAACAGTGGAACACAAAGCACTCGGTCAGAAAATGGCAGAGGTAAACCAGAGCTACCAAAATGACATGATCAGAGCCAGGCAGATGGTGGAGACCTTCCAATGtgaacttcagaaacagaagcaggTTCACACGGACAAAGTGTCTCATGACAAAGATGCCCTCGCAACTTTAACAGTGGAACACAAAGCACTCGGTCAGAAAATGGCAGAGGTGAACCAGAGCTACCAAAATGACATGGCCAGTGCCAAGCAGATGGTGGAGACCCTCCAATGtgaacttcagaaacagaagcaggTTCACACGGACAAAGTGTCTCATGACAAAGATGCCCTCGCAGCTTTAACCGTGGAACACAGAGCACTCGGTCAGAAAATGGCAGAGGTGAACCAGAGCTACCAAAATGACATGATCAGAGCCAGGCAAATGGTGGAAGCCCTTCAGCTTGAGCTTCAAAAACAAAG GCAGGCTCAAGCTGACATAGTGTCCCCAGACCAATCTGCCATCATGACCTTAAAGGCTGAACACCATGCCACATGTCAGAAGATGGCACAGGAGATGGCTGACCTGCAGAAGAGTGCCCTCCAAAAAGAGCAGATGATGGTGAAAGAGCTGGAGAGAGTCAACGCTCAGCTCGATGCCCAGAAAGACTACAAGGAGCTCAAAGAGCTGAAGACCACGGGCGTGGGGGTTTTCAGAGCAGCTATTCTGGAGGAGAGGAATAAAGTCAGCAAACTCCTAGAATACCTGGAGGAGTACAAAGCGACACACCAAGAGCTCAATAACAAATACACATCTGAAGTACTTAGTGTCCGACAACAGGCTGAGAACCAGAAGCATCAGTCTGAAATAGAGATCAAGTCTTACTCTGACAAGCTGACACAAAGCCAACAGCACATCTCCCACCTGAGGGCCGAACAGGACGCTCTACGCCAGCACTGCCAACAGATGGAGAGCTTCTATCTGGGGAAGCTGAATGAGTTGGGCTGTCAGCTCTCTGAAGCTCCAACTTAA
- the LOC117810491 gene encoding golgin subfamily A member 3-like isoform X2, translated as MHVKTHARNLNGNNRSFRGGAAQCNMMKANNQHWRPFRGPRGRAVQERTMEMDKLQEDVHQLNQMLCREKEQCFREKKERMLQVKDLDITKKQLDKERHLKETFMNRCKYLEGLLGDNTGENSLMHLGSTNKTKKTSNGFEAMQVDPLTSNKVSADLQAEVNKNKLLQEELDKVKAAHHEMGVRYENDMASAKQMVETLQCELQKQKQVHTDKVSHDKDALAALTVEHRALGQKMAEVNQSYQNDMIRARQMVEALQLELQKQRQTQSDNVSHDKDALAALTVEYQALGQKMAEVNQSYQSDMIRARQMVEALQLELQKQRQAQADIVSPDQSAIMTLKAEHHATCQKMAQEMADLQKSALQKEQMMVKELERVNAQLDAQKDYKELKELKTTGVGVFRAAILEERNKVSKLLEYLEEYKATHQELNNKYTSEVLSVRQQAENQKHQSEIEIKSYSDKLTQSQQHISHLRAEQDALRQHCQQMESFYLGKLNELGCQLSEAPT; from the exons ATGCATGTGAAAACGCACGCAAGAAACCTCAACGGGAACAATAGGTCCTTTAGAGGAGGAGCTGCGCAGTGCAACATGATGAAGGCCAACAACCAGCACTGGAGGCCTTTTAGAGGTCCAAGAGGAAGAGCTGTGCAGGAAAGAACGATGGAGATGGACAAACTCCAAGAAGATGTGCACCAGCTCAACCAGATGCTGTGTAGAGAGAAGGAACAATGCttcagagagaagaaggagaggatgcTCCAGGTTAAAGACTTGGATATCACCAAGAAACAACTGGATAAAGAGAGACACCTCAAAGAAACCTTCATGAACAGGTGCAAATATCTGGAGGGACTCCTGGGCGACAACACAGGAGAGAACTCTCTCATGCACTTGGGGAGcaccaacaaaacaaagaagacatCTAATGGCTTTGAAGCAATGCAAGTAGACCCCTTGACCAGCAACAAGGTCTCAGCAGATCTCCAGGCAGAGGTGAACAAGAACAAACTACTGCAAGAAGAACTGGACAAGGTCAAAGCTGCACACCATGAGATGGGTGTCAGGTACGAAAATGAC ATGGCCAGTGCCAAGCAGATGGTGGAGACCCTCCAATGtgaacttcagaaacagaagcaggTTCACACGGACAAAGTGTCTCATGACAAAGATGCCCTCGCAGCTTTAACCGTGGAACACAGAGCACTCGGTCAGAAAATGGCAGAGGTGAACCAGAGCTACCAAAATGACATGATCAGAGCCAGGCAAATGGTGGAAGCCCTTCAGCTTGAGCTTCAAAAACAAAGGCAGACTCAATCTGACAACGTGTCTCATGACAAAGATGCCCTTGCAGCTTTAACAGTGGAATACCAAGCTCTTGGTCAGAAAATGGCAGAGGTGAACCAAAGCTACCAAAGTGACATGATCAGAGCCAGGCAAATGGTGGAAGCCCTTCAGCTTGAGCTTCAAAAACAAAGGCAGGCTCAAGCTGACATAGTGTCCCCAGACCAATCTGCCATCATGACCTTAAAGGCTGAACACCATGCCACATGTCAGAAGATGGCACAGGAGATGGCTGACCTGCAGAAGAGTGCCCTCCAAAAAGAGCAGATGATGGTGAAAGAGCTGGAGAGAGTCAACGCTCAGCTCGATGCCCAGAAAGACTACAAGGAGCTCAAAGAGCTGAAGACCACGGGCGTGGGGGTTTTCAGAGCAGCTATTCTGGAGGAGAGGAATAAAGTCAGCAAACTCCTAGAATACCTGGAGGAGTACAAAGCGACACACCAAGAGCTCAATAACAAATACACATCTGAAGTACTTAGTGTCCGACAACAGGCTGAGAACCAGAAGCATCAGTCTGAAATAGAGATCAAGTCTTACTCTGACAAGCTGACACAAAGCCAACAGCACATCTCCCACCTGAGGGCCGAACAGGACGCTCTACGCCAGCACTGCCAACAGATGGAGAGCTTCTATCTGGGGAAGCTGAATGAGTTGGGCTGTCAGCTCTCTGAAGCTCCAACTTAA